ttgtttgtattttaaGGGATTTTGCcatgtcaaaaaaaagtgcaCCGAAAACATTatcgaacgaaaaaattgaatcggaTCCAAACGATTTGGCtgtgaaaaatcaaaatgaccaATCATTTAGTTTTGTTACCAAACGGCCAGTACGCATTTCGAATGCTTCAACACTAATTTTAGATTCGCCGATTAAATCGGAAATTccatcttcattatcatcattctcaatgccatcatcatcaccgtcaTTTCGTAGAGGTTCAGCATTTTGGTCAAGTCCAGAacgttttgatgatgatggatatcatcatccattgaaaggaataatttttaaaataaaatcaactaTGAAAATGGTACAACCTCGTACACCGGAATTTGATCCAccgatgattgttgatgatcaatttgtaACACGTAGAATAAGAATATCTGAAGCACCTACATTAGTACTCAGTGAACTATCTAGTGATTCGTCAACTAgtccaccaccatcaccaataCGACAATCGTCTGTTGTTTCGGAGCCACTACTTTCGATGAAATATCAGCAAAAAATATGGACTgacgaaaatcaaaaatttcatgaaACCGTTGAAGTATTGCCAAAAGGCGATACATCGACTAATATGAAAGTAACAGATAAATCAGCgaaaattccattcaaacaattaacggtaacaatgaatgatcaacaaaaacaagataaTGGCattaaaaaattcgaaaaaattattactagtacaccaaaaaaagaaatagttaacaatgatcaatcatatgaacatataataatagaatttgatgaaacaagACGAAGAGAGGATGATGTTGctcgaccaccaccaccattggtTGTTGCAAGTAATCCATCCACAAGTGATGATGGTTCATTACGTTATTCTTCTTATGCTCCTGGCCGTAATATAAATTCTAAAACAAATCTTGATGAGAGTAAATCACGGCCTTTGATGGCTAATGAATCGGAATCGACGAAATTACTACCAAGTCTGGTAGATATTGACGATTGGAATGATCGACAAAATTTGCatacattgtcatcatttgaaacaacTTCTCATacaaaaatgattcgaaCAAAACACCTAAAAAGTGGTGGTCTATCATGGCGTTATCCGTCTTATGATGAAACGGGAATTATAGATTCAAAGACAAACATATTGGACAGcaataaatttgaaacaaagaaattaccattgattgaagataaaaaaatagacaaataCCCGCAAAAGTCGTCggttaaaattgaaattagcAAAAGAACACCTGAATCAAACGAAAGCAGTAAAAGCATTGATAGCATTCAAATCTCTTCAGTTTCCGATCGACCAGCAAGTCTAGTTGGCACTCGATCAGATCGTCAAAGTCAAAGTAAAACATCGTCGATTGCGAGAATTCAACAACGGCG
This is a stretch of genomic DNA from Dermatophagoides farinae isolate YC_2012a chromosome 2, ASM2471394v1, whole genome shotgun sequence. It encodes these proteins:
- the LOC124499549 gene encoding uncharacterized protein LOC124499549, with protein sequence MSKKSAPKTLSNEKIESDPNDLAVKNQNDQSFSFVTKRPVRISNASTLILDSPIKSEIPSSLSSFSMPSSSPSFRRGSAFWSSPERFDDDGYHHPLKGIIFKIKSTMKMVQPRTPEFDPPMIVDDQFVTRRIRISEAPTLVLSELSSDSSTSPPPSPIRQSSVVSEPLLSMKYQQKIWTDENQKFHETVEVLPKGDTSTNMKVTDKSAKIPFKQLTVTMNDQQKQDNGIKKFEKIITSTPKKEIVNNDQSYEHIIIEFDETRRREDDVARPPPPLVVASNPSTSDDGSLRYSSYAPGRNINSKTNLDESKSRPLMANESESTKLLPSLVDIDDWNDRQNLHTLSSFETTSHTKMIRTKHLKSGGLSWRYPSYDETGIIDSKTNILDSNKFETKKLPLIEDKKIDKYPQKSSVKIEISKRTPESNESSKSIDSIQISSVSDRPASLVGTRSDRQSQSKTSSIARIQQRRSRTRSKKFRGPLVARLSRPNRQLRRFIHRMFHSIINTHDDGNQPKMMISSDSIEILNSMAKEIIRKYAEYADQLILYSGRQKMDRWVSFSTLNMLLAPISHRTKRSIFNIIGEHGYYHDQKIIIFAPQYLI